The following proteins are co-located in the Dromiciops gliroides isolate mDroGli1 chromosome 2, mDroGli1.pri, whole genome shotgun sequence genome:
- the VAMP8 gene encoding vesicle-associated membrane protein 8 → MEEASGGGGSDRVRSLQNEVEGVKNIMTQNVERILARGENLDHLRNKTEDLEATSEHFKTTSQKVARKFWWKNVKMIILICVIVGIILLLIILFATGTI, encoded by the exons ATG GAGGAAGCCAGTGGCGGAGGTGGGAGCGATAGAGTGAGGAGCCTCCAGAATGAGGTGGAGGGGGTGAAGAACATCATGACCCAAAACGTGGAGCGAATCCTGGCTCGGGGAGAAAACCTGGACCATCTTAGGAACAAGACGGAAGATCTGGAGGCCACG TCGGAACACTTCAAGACCACATCACAGAAGGTGGCTCGGAAATTCTGGTGGAAAAATGTGAAGATGATCATCCTCatctgtgtgattgtgggcatcATACTTCTCCTCATTATCCTCTTTGCCACCGGCACAATCTAG